The proteins below come from a single Xyrauchen texanus isolate HMW12.3.18 chromosome 3, RBS_HiC_50CHRs, whole genome shotgun sequence genomic window:
- the cplx4b gene encoding complexin-4b produces MAHDGMSREEYEEYQKQVVEEKMERDAEFAGRKAERACLRTCLRDKYRLPKSEQDEIMLQQAGDDVDIPEELIKMIDGEAPQEEEKGSIMDQMQNLQNMDMEQLKEKAQATIVEIKSKAEEKCTIM; encoded by the exons ATGGCACATGATGGAATGTCTAGAGAGGAATATGAGGAATACCAGAAGCAGGTGGTGGAAGAGAA gatggAGAGAGATGCAGAATTTGCTGGAAGAAAGGCAGAGAGGGCTTGTCTGAGGACGTGTTTAAGAGACAAATATCGACTTCCAAAG AGTGAACAGGATGAGATCATGCTCCAGCAAGCTGGAGATGACGTTGATATTCCAGAGGAACTGATAAAGATGATAGATGGCGAGGCCCCACAGGAAGAGGAAAAGGGCTCTATAATGGATCAGATGCAGAATCTTCAAAATATGGACATGGAGCAGCTGAAAGAAAAAGCTCAGGCCACAATTGTGGAGATAAAATCCAAGGCTGAAGAAAAGTGCACTATTATGTAA